The Gossypium hirsutum isolate 1008001.06 chromosome A13, Gossypium_hirsutum_v2.1, whole genome shotgun sequence nucleotide sequence CCAGTATCGATACCTCCATATCGTATGTCACCTACTGAATTGAAGGAGTTGAAGATACAACTGCAAGATTTACTGGAACGAGGTTTTATACGACCTAGTACCTCACCGTGGGGAGCTCCGGTGTTAtttgtcaaaaagaaagatggttcgatgcgattgtgtattgattatcagtaattgaataaggtgacaatcaaaaataaatatccattaccacgtattgatgatttatttgatcaattgaaaggagcttcagtatttcCAAAGATTAATTTAagatcgggctactatcagttaaAGGTGAAAGAAAGTGATGTACCGAAGACAACATTTCGTATaagatatggtcattacgagttcttagtgatgccatttgggttaacaaatgcccaGCTACTTTTATGGATGTTATGAATCGAATTTTTCAGccgtacttggatcagttcgtggtagtttttattgatgacattttggtataTTCAAAGTCCGAATCTGAACATGAGCAGCATCTCTGAATTGTTTTGCAAATGTTAcgagagaaacagttgtatgggAAATTGAGTAAATGCCAATTTTGGTTATCAGAGGTGGtatttcttggtcatgtggtatcagcagatggaattagagtggatccaaagaagattgaagcaatCGTCCAGTGGAAGACTCCTAGAAATGTAGCAGAGGTACAtagttttcttggattagctgggtattatcgaaggtttgtgaatggattttcaaaaatagctttacGGATGACAAAattattgcaaaagaatgttccGTTTGTTTGGAATGATCAATGTCAAGAAAGCTTTATGAAATTGAAGCAGATGCTGACAGAGGCACCAGTTTTGACTTTACTAGAATCTGAAAAAGATTTTATGATGTATAACGATGCTTCTTTAAACGGGCTCGGGTGTGTACTGATGCAAAATGGGAAAGTGATAGATTATGCTTCTCTGCAATTGAAACCACATAAACGTAATTATCTAACACATGATCTGGAATTAGCAGCCGTGatctttgctttgaaaatatggagacattatttatacggtgaaaaatgttacatttatacagatcataaaagtctcaagtatcttctatcacagaaagagttgaatttgaggtaGCGCCGATGGATAGAacttctaaaagattatgattgtgttattgattatcatccatgtaaagctaatgtggtggctgatgcattgagtaggaaggCAGCAATTGAATTGCGAGCGATGTTTGCACAGCTCAGTATTAGTGATGATGGAGGTTTATTGgctgaattaaaaattaaaccagTGATGTTTGAACGAATCAAGTTTGCTCAATTAGAAGATGATAAGCTAATGAAGTAAAAAGAAATGGTTCAGAGCGACACAACAGGGAATTTTAGTATTGATAAGCATGATTGTTTGAGATAACGAGATTGGATTTGTATTCCAATCAATTCAGATATTAAAGAATTAATTCTTCGAGACGCACATGACGGTCCATTTGATCTACACCCTGGAGGCACAAAGATGACTGTGATttacgagaattgtactggtggccagggatgaaaaaagatatagttgaatatgtcagtaaatgcttggtttgtcaGCGGGTAAAAGCAGAGCATCAGGTTCCTACTGGATTATTACAGCCGATTACTATttcagaatggaaatgggatcgtgttACGATGGATTTTATTACAGGATTGCCATTGTCTGTAAGTAAGAAAAATGCTATATGGGTAATAGTTGATCGACTcacaaaatcggctcattttatagctATCAGAACGGATTGGTCACTTCAGAAACTTACAGAGGTCTATATTCGGGAAATTATAAGGTTGCATTGTATACCGGCTTCTATAATTTCTGATTTAAATCCTCGATTTACATCGAGATTCTGGAAACAGTTACATGAGTCTTTGGGTACTAAACTTAATTTCAGTACAGCATTTCATCCACAGATTGATGGGTaatctgagcgagtaattcagattttggaagacatgcttcgagcttgtgttattgattttgaatctgGTTGGGAATGTTACTTGCCGTTAGctgaatttatttataataacagttatcagtccagtattcagatggctccgtatgaagctctatatgTTAGAAAATGTCGATCACCTGTATGTTGGACAGAATTAAATGAAAAGAAGATAATTGGACCTGAATTGATTCGTGAAATAGAAGAAACAGTCAAGAAGATTCAACAGAGATTAAAAACAGCTTttgatagacaaaaatcttatgctgatctgaaacgtCGGGACATTGAATACTcagtcggggataaagtgtttctcaaagtttctccttggaagaaagtattaggatttagccgaaaaggaaagttaagtcctcggtttatcggaccatatgaagttatagagagagttggaccagttgcataccgattggCTTTACCTCCGGAATTACaacaaattcatgatgtttttcatgtttccatgttacGAAGGTATCGATCCGATCCATCTCATattatctctactgaaaacaTTAAGATTAGACCAGATTTGTCATATGAAGAGGAACCAGTTCAAATACTagctcgagaagtgaaagaatCAAGAAACAAACGAGTCCCtctggtaaaagtactgtggagAAGCCATAGTGTagaagaagcaacatgggaaccagaggaaactatgagatcacagtatcctcacttattttcaggtaaaatttcgaggacgaaattttttttaaggggggaggaaatgtaacgacccaaaatccgtggACACCggaaaagtgtgttatcgggcctccatcttagtgaaataagttcgaaaataattattaaaaatatttatgagcctagtagtgtgtctaattaggttttaattaagtaaatttagcttaatttagagtaattagtaaaaaaggttaaattggataagggtaaaagtttaattatagattaaagaaaaactagAAGGACTATagaggaaattaaaccatttcctatagctgaggcggtttaatatggaaaaatattaaagattttatttattaaaatatatatatatttttaataattaagtatattatattattatattatattattatatataaaagaaacaaatgagttaaaaagaaacagaaatgaaaacgaaaacagagaagaaacaggagagaaagaagaaaaaggaaaatttaagTTTCAAGATTCaaaattaaattggtaagtcaatttaatccttttcttgtaatttttaagtttttggagtcCTAGGACAAAATATGTgatgatttatattgaaattttgaaagatagTAGATTTCTAAACATGAGTGATGTTGAGCATATGATAGAATTGGGGGtctatttgatagaaattttaattggaattgaataaaggattgaattgtaaactaagctataagttttagggattgaattgtaaacatTTTTTTTGCCCCGAAAATgcttaagtcagcctaactcccaACAATtaaggattcaatagaattccttTAAGGCAATCATGAAGAACAAGCAggagaatgaaaagagaaagaACTGGAAAGATGAACAAAGCCACAGAAAAGCAAGAACACTAGAGAGAAAGTTTTGAGTGGGtgctctcaaaattctattaCTTACTGAATGAATTACGATaagggggagaggcctctatttatagctgagcctcCCTAAAATCAACGGTACACATCCAAGTACATCAATGGCTAAGATTAAAAgttatctacaaattaaatctctaaaattacagaatcatatcttctaaagattacatatcatatctaggaTTACATATATTTGAAGATCATGTTTCATATTTGCCAAGCtttgtagatgggccttcaatTTCTTCAAGCCACGAGCCAATCcggttgggccaaatgacctcctttgAACATGATGGATCACACAAGTGTGTCATGATTGCGGACTGCCATATACAACCCATGACATTCTTCCCCACCTATTCTAGCGATGCCCTTGTCGCGTTCTCCTCATTGAATTTGTCTATCTTTTCTTAAAACTGCCACAATGCCTCAGCAGGTTCCTAACTCGCTTTACTATCAAGAAGTCCCTTCCATCTAACTAAGTATTCATGTTGTGATTGATATGACTTTTTTTGATCAGTTAGTCTACCTCGATGCTTTCAACTTCATGCTCGTAGGAGACCTTTACCCCCATCGATGCTCGTTCGGACTTGCCTTGATTTGGATTCTCTTGATTTTCATAGAATGGTTTAAGGATGCTTATGTGAAACACTGGGTGGTTTTTGAGCTTTGCCGGTAActcaagcttgtaggccaccttgcctactCTCTTCATAACTAGAAAGGGTCCCTAATATCGTCGCACAAGCCCCTTGTGCAAACCATTATATCACaaaatcaagtgtagtttagCAAGGACTGAATCACCCACTTAAAATTGCACATCTCTTCTATTCTGATGCGCAGCCTTCTTGTTGCACTTACTTGCTTTATGTAGAGAAGCTTTAGCCAAGTCATTCTTCTCTTGCCAGTCATTCACAAATCAATAAACTGCTAGATTTGAGCTTGTATAATGGGTCACAACTGTGTTGGGTGTGAGTTGTTGTTGGTTCATCACTCTCTAGAACGGACTTTGATTTGTAGCCCCACATTGTTGCAAGTTGTATAAAAATTGGGCTACATCCAACAACTTTGTCCAGTCCTtttgtgtggcactcacataATTCCGAAGATATGTCCCCAACAACACATTTACTCGTTCAGTTTAACCATCAGTTTATGGATGCATGCTAGTGGAAAAGTTTAAGTCTGAGCCCATTGGCTTGAACAACTCCTTCTAGAACTGGCCCGTAAATCGTCCATCTCGATCATTGATGATAGACAGTGGCACTCCTTTATATTTCACCACGTGCCTAAGGAACAAACGATCTGCCTCCTCTGAAGGGCACTCTTTGGTAGCTAGAATAAATGTTGCATACTTCAAAAACCTGTTCCCCACAATAAAAATACTTGCAAACCCAtcagacttaggcaaaccaataataaaatccatggatacacGCTCCCATGATCTTTCTAGAATGGGCAAAGGTTGTAGCAAACTGGTTAGAGTctttaactcaaccttgtcttgttggcatactagacaagttttcacataggtctCCACATCATCACCTATGTGAGGCCAATAGTAACGATCTTCCAAAAGGGCCAAGGTGTGGTGCATTCCTGGACGGCCCACCTATCTTGAGTCATGGCACTCTTTCATGACTTCCTTACGCAATTTCTCATAATGAGGTACATAAAGACAGTGCCCATGAGTGTATAACAACTCTCCCTGAAGCTAATATCTCCTTGTTTTGCCCTCATTAGCAAGCTTGATCAAGTTTTTGGCTGTGAGATCATAGGACAATCCCTATCAAATATGATCCAAGAAGGAACCATCAGGTTAGTTGATTACGACAAACTCTATCTTTCGACTAAGTGCATTAGCCACAGTGTTTGCGCTCTCTGGCTTATACTCCATCATGAAATCAAACTCTGCTAGGAATACCAGCCAACGAGCCTGTTTGGAAGATAACTTTTTTTGGGTTAGAAAATAACTGTTGGCAAAATTATCGGTAAAGAACACAAACCTGGAATCCAGTAAATAATGCCTCTATGTGCGGAAGCAATGCACTACAACTGTCATCTCCTTTTCTTTTACCATGTACCCCCGTTCCATCTTATTAAGCTTTTGACTCTCGAAAATAATTGATgcccatcttgcatcagtacttTTCTAATGGCATAATCTGATGCATCCGTGCGTACCTCATATGGCTTCGAATAATCTGGCAAAGCAAGTACAGGCTCTCTTATCATCACTTGCTTCAATTGGTTAAAGGCCTTTTCACATTGCGGATCCCAATCCCATACCTTACCCTTTTTCAACATGTCCGTCAAGGGTGCGATAATTTTGGAGTAGCTTTTGATGAAGCGTCGATAGTAATTCGCTAACCCAAGGAAAGATCTCAACTTTGTCACATTGGTTGGTGGCTCCCATTCAACAATGGCCCAAATTTTGCTCTCATCTATCTGAATCCTGCCACCTTCCACAATGTGGCCTAGAAATTGCACCTCTTGTTGGGCAAATGAGCACTTCTCCTCTTTGACAAATAGCTCATTTTCCCTCAAAATTTGGAACACCACCCTCAAATGTTCCATATGCTCCTCGAGCTACTTACTGTACACCACAATATCatcaaggtaaacaaccacaaaatGATCTAGGAAAGGTTAAGTACCTTACTAATTAGGGTGTAGAATGTATCTGGGGAATTTGTGAGTCTGAAGGGCATCACAAGGAAGTCATACGAACCATACCACGTTACACAAGCTGTCTTTGGCTCATCCCCCTCGGCTATCCGAACTTGATGGTACACCGATCTCAAATCAAACTTGGTAAACCATCTCGCACTACCAAGTGGTTAAATAAATCTGTAATAAGGGGAATAGGGTATTTGTTCTCCACAATAATCTTGTTTAAggctcgataatcgatgcacattctcaacGACCCATCATGTTTCTTTTGAAACAACACTAGTGCACCATACAGAGATTTAGATGGCCTAATGAATCTCGTATCTAAAAGCTCCTTCAATTATTTTCCCAGCTCTTCTAGTTCTGGCGGAGACATAAAATTTGGGGCCCTTGCTGGCGGCTCCATGTTGGGCACTAACTCGATCCAGTGGTCCACCTCCTTCTTAGATGAAAATTTTTTGGGCAACTTGACAGGCATCACATCTAGAAAAGATAGCAATAATTGGCCCATTTCCTTCGGGATCTCTCTAGCAGACTTAACGACTTTCTCAATCTTTAGGGTGGCTAAATAGGAAACTTCATCTTTTCGTACTATTTTAGCAAATTGGATTGCCAAAAATATTTTTCCCCCCATGCTTCCTTTCCTTGTCATTCTCACCATGTATCGATGGTTCGAATCTAAAATAACCATGTAATTACCAGAAAGAAAAAATATGCATTAACCCGATCAATGAAACTTAATCCAACCATAAAATCATAATTGTCAAGTGGTATTACGTTAATGATCGCCTTACCGATTGTATCGCCAAGTTGGAGATCCATTCTCTTTACAACCCCCATGATTGGAACACTTTCTGAGTTTACCGTCTTAATCAAACCCGACTCATTTTGGATCTAAGCCCTAAACTCTAAACCCATTCTTCTTTTTGTCCTAAGGCTTCTTACCATTGCCATTCTTAGCGGGCTTGTCTTTGTCTCCCCCACTATTTccttttggtttaaatttgggcTTGGAAGACTCAGGCTTGTCTTTCTTTCCACCAAACTCAGCAAATGATTATGCTATGGTCATGGGCTTGGCAAGCTTTTCGACTCCTCGACGTTACAACTCTTGCTTTACCCATTGTTTCaacccatccatgaaggaaaagaaCACCTCTTTCTTGTCCATAAATGAGACATAAAGAATGAGTTCACTAAACTCCAGCCACATACTCCCTCACAATGCCTTGTTGTGTAAGCCGGCGTAACTTTTCCTAAGCCTCAACCTCGGCACACTCTGGATAAACTGTGCTTTGAACTCACTTTGGAACTCCTCCCAAATCCTGATTTCGGTCCCACCACCTCTCACATCTGTGGTCCTACGACGCCACCACAACAAAGCAACGTCAATAAGATACATAGCAGTAGTAATTACCTTAGTGGCATCGTCTGTGATGCCTTTGGTACGGAAATATTGCTTCATTCCCCACAGAAAATTTTTAACATCTTTTACGGAGCTTGTTCCCTCAAACTCCTTAGGCTTGGGAATATCAACATTGGGCTTGGGTGCAACAGCAGCTAACCTTCAATTACCCAAAGCATccttgtagattgtgagttcaccATTGAGCTCTGCAATCACCTCTTTCAGGGCATTCATCCTAGCCTCGAAGGCATTTTTCCTACTGGTTAGCTTTTCGACAGAACCCAACACATATTCTCTGAGGTGTTCCTTCATGTATT carries:
- the LOC107894665 gene encoding uncharacterized mitochondrial protein AtMg00860-like, which codes for MEHLRVVFQILRENELFVKEEKCSFAQQEVQFLGHIVEGGRIQIDESKIWAIVEWEPPTNVTKLRSFLGLANYYRRFIKSYSKIIAPLTDMLKKGKVWDWDPQCEKAFNQLKQVMIREPVLALPDYSKPYEARWLVFLAEFDFMMEYKPESANTVANALSRKIEFLKYATFILATKECPSEEADRLFLRHVVKYKGVPLSIINDRDGRFTGQF